A genomic window from Anas platyrhynchos isolate ZD024472 breed Pekin duck chromosome 13, IASCAAS_PekinDuck_T2T, whole genome shotgun sequence includes:
- the SEMA3F gene encoding semaphorin-3F isoform X2, with product MPVVSVLLWATLLTLGWRAAHAKDYVPATPRVQLSFKELKASGTAHFFNFLLNSSDYRILLKDEDHDRMYVGSKDYVLSLDLHDINREPLIIHWPAPPQRIEECILSGKNSNGECGNFIRLIQPWNRTHLYVCGTGAYNPICAFINRGRKAQGFPPSQPVPPGGRESRATDSPRSPRPAESKDYIFYLEPDKLESGKGKCSYDPKVDTVSALINEELYAGVYIDFMGTDAAIFRTMGKQTAMRTDQYNSRWLNDPAFIRAQLIPDSSERNDDKLYFFFREKSADAPMSPGVYSRIGRICLNDDGGHCCLVNKWSTFLKARLVCSVPGPDGIETHFDELQDVFIQQTQDTKNPVIYAVFSASGSVFKGSAVCVYSMADIRMVFNGPFAHKEGPNYQWMPYTGKMPYPRPGTCPGGTFTPSMKSTKDYPDEVINFMRSHPLMYHAVYPAHRQPLVVRTNVNYRFTTIAVDQVDAADGRYEVLFLGTDRGTVQKVIVLPRDDMETEELMLEEIEVFKVPAPIKTMTISSKRQQLYVSSAVGVTHLALHRCDVYGEACADCCLARDPYCAWDGKACSRYSASSKRRSRRQDIRHGNPMRQCRGYNSNANKNAVEAVQYGVEGSTAFLECQPRSPQATVKWLLQKDNSDRRKELRTEGGRVLRTEQGLLLRALQLSDGGLYSCTATENNFKHTVTRVQLRVLAARAVHAVLLQAEVPPAGLPGAPTPRYQDLLQLLSRPELGLLDQYCQGYWRPPAPGPPEPLAALKAKELQDQKKPRSRRNHPPETCGHT from the exons ATGCCTGTGGTCAGCGTCCTCCTCTGGGCCACCCTCCTGACTCTGGGCTGGCGGGCAGCCCACGCCAAGGACTACGTGCCTGCCACCCCCAGGGTGCAGCTCTCCTTCAAAG AGCTGAAGGCCAGCGGCACCGCGCACTTCTTCAACTTCCTGCTCAACTCCAGCGACTACCGCATCCTGCTGAAGGACGAGGACCACGACCGCATGTACGTGGGCAGCAAGGACTACGTCCTCTCCCTCGACCTGCACGACATCAACCGCGAGCCCCTCATT ATCCACTGGCCTGCCCCCCCGCAGAGGATCGAGGAGTGCATCCTCTCAGGCAAGAACAGCAAT GGGGAGTGCGGCAACTTCATCCGCCTGATCCAGCCCTGGAACCGGACCCACCTCTACGTGTGCGGCACCGGTGCCTACAACCCCATCTGCGCCTTCATCAACCGCGGGCGCAAAGCGCAG GGGTTTCCGCCGAGCCAGCCCGTCCCTCCGGGAGGCCGGGAAAGCAGAGCCACCGACAGCCCCCGCAGCCCAAGACCGGCAGAAAGCAAG gaTTATATCTTCTACCTGGAGCCGGACAAGCTGGAGTCAGGCAAAGGGAAGTGTTCCTATGACCCCAAGGTGGACACCGTCTCTGCATTAATAA ATGAAGAGCTCTATGCCGGCGTGTACATTGACTTCATGGGCACCGACGCAGCCATCTTCCGCACCATGGGCAAGCAGACGGCCATGAGGACGGACCAGTACAATTCACGCTGGCTCAATG ACCCGGCCTTCATCCGCGCCCAGCTCATCCCCGACAGCAGCGAGAGGAACGATGACAAACTCTACTTCTTCTTCCGCGAGAAGTCCGCTGACGCCCCGATGAGTCCAGGGGTCTACTCCCGCATCGGGCGCATCTGCCTG AACGACGATGGGGGCCATTGCTGCCTGGTGAACAAGTGGAGCACCTTCCTGAAGGCACGTCTCGTCTGCTCCGTGCCAGGACCCGATGGGATCGAGACGCACTTCGATGAGCTCC AGGACGTCTTCATCCAGCAGACGCAGGACACCAAGAACCCCGTTATCTACGCCGTCTTCTCCGCATCGGG GTCAGTGTTCAAGGGCTCAGCCGTCTGCGTCTACTCCATGGCCGACATCCGCATGGTGTTCAACGGGCCCTTCGCCCACAAGGAGGGCCCCAACTACCAGTGGATGCCCTACACGGGCAAGATGCCCTACCCCCGGCCAGGCACT TGCCCTGGGGGGACCTTCACGCCCTCCATGAAGTCGACCAAGGACTACCCCGACGAGGTGATCAACTTCATGCGCTCGCACCCGCTGATGTACCACGCCGTCTACCCGGCCCACCGCCAGCCCCTGGTCGTGCGCACCAACGTCAACTACCGCTTCACCACCATCGCCGTCGACCAGGTGGACGCGGCAGACGGGCGCTATGAGGTGCTTTTCCTGGGCACAG ATCGGGGCACAGTGCAGAAAGTCATTGTGCTGCCCCGGGACGACATGGAGACAGAGGAGCTGATGCTGGAGGAGATCGAGGTGTTCAAG GTGCCGGCACCCATCAAGACGATGACCATCTCCTCCAAGAGG CAACAGCTTTACGTGTCCTCGGCTGTAGGAGTGACCCACCTGGCCCTGCACCGCTGCGACGTGTACGGAGAAGCCTGCGCTGACTGCTGCCTGGCGCGGGACCCCTACTGTGCCTGGGACGGCAAGGCCTGCAGCCGCTACTCGGCGTCCTCCAAGAG GCGGAGCAGGCGGCAGGACATCCGACACGGCAACCCCATGCGCCAGTGCCGCGGCTACAACTCCAATG CCAACAAGAACGCGGTGGAGGCCGTGCAGTACGGGGTGGAGGGCAGCACCGCCTTCCTCGAGTGCCAGCCGCGCTCGCCGCAGGCCACCGTCAAGTGGCTGCTGCAGAAGGACAACAGCGACCGGCGGAAAGAG ctgcGCACCGAGGGCGGCCGGGTGCTGCGGACGGAGCAGGGCTTGCTGCTGCGCGCCCTGCAGCTCTCCGACGGCGGCCTCTACTCCTGCACCGCCACCGAGAACAACTTCAAGCACACGGTGACCAGGGTGCAGCTCCGCGTCCTGGCCGCCCGCGCCGTCCACGCCGTCCTGCTCCAAGCCGAGGTGCCCCCCGCCGGGCTGCCGGGAGCCCCCACGCCGCGCTACCAggacctgctgcagctcctcagccGCCCCGAGCTGGGACTCCTCGACCAGTACTGCCAGGGCTACTggcggcccccggcccccggcccccccgagCCGCTGGCTGCCCTCAAAGCCAAGGAGCTGCAGGACCAGAAGAAGCCACGGAGCCGCCGGAATCACCCGCCAGAGACCTGCGGGCACACATGA
- the SEMA3F gene encoding semaphorin-3F isoform X1 has product MPVVSVLLWATLLTLGWRAAHAKDYVPATPRVQLSFKELKASGTAHFFNFLLNSSDYRILLKDEDHDRMYVGSKDYVLSLDLHDINREPLIIHWPAPPQRIEECILSGKNSNGECGNFIRLIQPWNRTHLYVCGTGAYNPICAFINRGRKAQDYIFYLEPDKLESGKGKCSYDPKVDTVSALINEELYAGVYIDFMGTDAAIFRTMGKQTAMRTDQYNSRWLNDPAFIRAQLIPDSSERNDDKLYFFFREKSADAPMSPGVYSRIGRICLNDDGGHCCLVNKWSTFLKARLVCSVPGPDGIETHFDELQDVFIQQTQDTKNPVIYAVFSASGSVFKGSAVCVYSMADIRMVFNGPFAHKEGPNYQWMPYTGKMPYPRPGTCPGGTFTPSMKSTKDYPDEVINFMRSHPLMYHAVYPAHRQPLVVRTNVNYRFTTIAVDQVDAADGRYEVLFLGTDRGTVQKVIVLPRDDMETEELMLEEIEVFKVPAPIKTMTISSKRQQLYVSSAVGVTHLALHRCDVYGEACADCCLARDPYCAWDGKACSRYSASSKRRSRRQDIRHGNPMRQCRGYNSNANKNAVEAVQYGVEGSTAFLECQPRSPQATVKWLLQKDNSDRRKELRTEGGRVLRTEQGLLLRALQLSDGGLYSCTATENNFKHTVTRVQLRVLAARAVHAVLLQAEVPPAGLPGAPTPRYQDLLQLLSRPELGLLDQYCQGYWRPPAPGPPEPLAALKAKELQDQKKPRSRRNHPPETCGHT; this is encoded by the exons ATGCCTGTGGTCAGCGTCCTCCTCTGGGCCACCCTCCTGACTCTGGGCTGGCGGGCAGCCCACGCCAAGGACTACGTGCCTGCCACCCCCAGGGTGCAGCTCTCCTTCAAAG AGCTGAAGGCCAGCGGCACCGCGCACTTCTTCAACTTCCTGCTCAACTCCAGCGACTACCGCATCCTGCTGAAGGACGAGGACCACGACCGCATGTACGTGGGCAGCAAGGACTACGTCCTCTCCCTCGACCTGCACGACATCAACCGCGAGCCCCTCATT ATCCACTGGCCTGCCCCCCCGCAGAGGATCGAGGAGTGCATCCTCTCAGGCAAGAACAGCAAT GGGGAGTGCGGCAACTTCATCCGCCTGATCCAGCCCTGGAACCGGACCCACCTCTACGTGTGCGGCACCGGTGCCTACAACCCCATCTGCGCCTTCATCAACCGCGGGCGCAAAGCGCAG gaTTATATCTTCTACCTGGAGCCGGACAAGCTGGAGTCAGGCAAAGGGAAGTGTTCCTATGACCCCAAGGTGGACACCGTCTCTGCATTAATAA ATGAAGAGCTCTATGCCGGCGTGTACATTGACTTCATGGGCACCGACGCAGCCATCTTCCGCACCATGGGCAAGCAGACGGCCATGAGGACGGACCAGTACAATTCACGCTGGCTCAATG ACCCGGCCTTCATCCGCGCCCAGCTCATCCCCGACAGCAGCGAGAGGAACGATGACAAACTCTACTTCTTCTTCCGCGAGAAGTCCGCTGACGCCCCGATGAGTCCAGGGGTCTACTCCCGCATCGGGCGCATCTGCCTG AACGACGATGGGGGCCATTGCTGCCTGGTGAACAAGTGGAGCACCTTCCTGAAGGCACGTCTCGTCTGCTCCGTGCCAGGACCCGATGGGATCGAGACGCACTTCGATGAGCTCC AGGACGTCTTCATCCAGCAGACGCAGGACACCAAGAACCCCGTTATCTACGCCGTCTTCTCCGCATCGGG GTCAGTGTTCAAGGGCTCAGCCGTCTGCGTCTACTCCATGGCCGACATCCGCATGGTGTTCAACGGGCCCTTCGCCCACAAGGAGGGCCCCAACTACCAGTGGATGCCCTACACGGGCAAGATGCCCTACCCCCGGCCAGGCACT TGCCCTGGGGGGACCTTCACGCCCTCCATGAAGTCGACCAAGGACTACCCCGACGAGGTGATCAACTTCATGCGCTCGCACCCGCTGATGTACCACGCCGTCTACCCGGCCCACCGCCAGCCCCTGGTCGTGCGCACCAACGTCAACTACCGCTTCACCACCATCGCCGTCGACCAGGTGGACGCGGCAGACGGGCGCTATGAGGTGCTTTTCCTGGGCACAG ATCGGGGCACAGTGCAGAAAGTCATTGTGCTGCCCCGGGACGACATGGAGACAGAGGAGCTGATGCTGGAGGAGATCGAGGTGTTCAAG GTGCCGGCACCCATCAAGACGATGACCATCTCCTCCAAGAGG CAACAGCTTTACGTGTCCTCGGCTGTAGGAGTGACCCACCTGGCCCTGCACCGCTGCGACGTGTACGGAGAAGCCTGCGCTGACTGCTGCCTGGCGCGGGACCCCTACTGTGCCTGGGACGGCAAGGCCTGCAGCCGCTACTCGGCGTCCTCCAAGAG GCGGAGCAGGCGGCAGGACATCCGACACGGCAACCCCATGCGCCAGTGCCGCGGCTACAACTCCAATG CCAACAAGAACGCGGTGGAGGCCGTGCAGTACGGGGTGGAGGGCAGCACCGCCTTCCTCGAGTGCCAGCCGCGCTCGCCGCAGGCCACCGTCAAGTGGCTGCTGCAGAAGGACAACAGCGACCGGCGGAAAGAG ctgcGCACCGAGGGCGGCCGGGTGCTGCGGACGGAGCAGGGCTTGCTGCTGCGCGCCCTGCAGCTCTCCGACGGCGGCCTCTACTCCTGCACCGCCACCGAGAACAACTTCAAGCACACGGTGACCAGGGTGCAGCTCCGCGTCCTGGCCGCCCGCGCCGTCCACGCCGTCCTGCTCCAAGCCGAGGTGCCCCCCGCCGGGCTGCCGGGAGCCCCCACGCCGCGCTACCAggacctgctgcagctcctcagccGCCCCGAGCTGGGACTCCTCGACCAGTACTGCCAGGGCTACTggcggcccccggcccccggcccccccgagCCGCTGGCTGCCCTCAAAGCCAAGGAGCTGCAGGACCAGAAGAAGCCACGGAGCCGCCGGAATCACCCGCCAGAGACCTGCGGGCACACATGA
- the GNAT1 gene encoding guanine nucleotide-binding protein G(t) subunit alpha-1, with protein MPTAGTAGCPPPHPTALPRGRSADAGSQGIAELSPGQISGVLSGAWLKPSSLSPSLAHLGWRWQRRRRRQQSGGGRALEASGGWRTLPVLVLTSTERASRRAAEARMGAGASAEEKHSRELEKKLKEDAEKDARTVKLLLLGAGESGKSTIVKQMKIIHQDGYSLEECLEFIAIIYSNTLQSMLAIVRAMSTLNIQYGDSARQDDARKLLHLSDTIEEGTMPKEMSDIIGRLWKDAGIQACFDRASEYQLNDSAGYYLSDLERLVTPGYVPTEQDVLRSRVKTTGIIETQFSFKDLNFRMFDVGGQRSERKKWIHCFEGVTCIIFIAALSAYDMVLVEDDEVNRMHESLHLFNSICNHRYFATTSIVLFLNKKDVFLEKIKKAHLSICFPDYDGPNTYEDAGNYIKLQFLELNMRRDVKEIYSHMTCATDTENVKFVFDAVTDIIIKENLKDCGLF; from the exons ATGCCCACAGCGGGGAcagctgggtgccccccccctcaccccaccGCCCTTCCCCGTGGCAGAAGCGCTGACGCTGGGAGCCAGGGGATTGCTGAGCTCAGCCCGGGGCAGATTTCGGGGGTTTTATCCGGGGCCTGGCTTAAGCCGAGCTCCTTGTCCCCGTCCTTGGCCCACTTGGGGTGGCGgtggcagcggcggcggcggcggcagcagtcGGGCGGTGGGCGAGCGCTGGAGGCGTCGGGGGGCTGGCGCACGCTGCCCGTCCTGGTGCTGACCTCCACCGAGCGGGCGAGCCGGCGGGCGGCGGAGGCGAGGATGGGCGCCGGGGCCAGCGCCGAGGAGAAGCACTCGCGCGAGCTGgagaagaagctgaaggaggACGCTGAGAAGGATGCCAGGACCgtcaagctgctgctgctgg GGGCAGGGGAGTCGGGGAAAAGCACCATTGTCAAGCAGATGAA GATTATCCACCAGGACGGTTACTCGCTGGAGGAATGCTTGGAGTTCATCGCCATCATCTACAGCAACACGCTGCAGTCCATGCTGGCCATAGTGCGCGCCATGAGCACCCTCAACATCCAGTACGGAGACTCGGCCCGCCAG GATGATGCCCGCAAGCTGCTGCACCTCTCGGACACCATCGAGGAGGGCACCATGCCCAAGGAGATGTCAGACATCATTGGGCGGCTCTGGAAGGACGCGGGCATCCAAGCCTGCTTCGACCGTGCCTCCGAGTACCAGCTCAACGACTCGGCTGGATA CTACCTGTCGGACCTGGAGCGCCTGGTGACCCCCGGCTACGTCCCCACGGAGCAGGACGTGCTGCGCTCTCGTGTCAAAACCACCGGCATCATTGAGACCCAGTTCTCCTTCAAGGACCTCAACTTCAG GATGTTCGACGTGGGCGGGCAGCGCTCGGAGCGCAAGAAGTGGATCCACTGCTTCGAGGGGGTGACCTGCATCATCTTCATCGCGGCCCTCAGCGCCTACGACATGGTGCTGGTGGAGGACGACGAAGTG AACCGCATGCACGAGAGCCTGCACCTCTTCAACAGCATCTGCAACCACCGCTACTTCGCCACCACCTCCATCGTCCTTTTCCTGAACAAGAAGGACGTCTTCCTGGAGAAGATCAAGAAGGCCCACCTCAGCATCTGCTTCCCCGACTATGACG GTCCCAACACCTACGAGGACGCCGGCAACTACATCAAGCTGCAGTTCCTGGAGCTGAACATGCGGCGGGACGTGAAGGAGATCTACTCGCACATGACCTGCGCCACCGATACCGAGAACGTCAAGTTCGTCTTCGACGCCGTCACCGACATCATCATCAAGGAGAACCTCAAGGATTGCGGGCTCTTCTGA